The following proteins are encoded in a genomic region of Zea mays cultivar B73 chromosome 9, Zm-B73-REFERENCE-NAM-5.0, whole genome shotgun sequence:
- the LOC103638510 gene encoding uncharacterized protein, whose translation MGASPAPRQPAWSLVSSPMAPSSFPSLFQIGIRAVRAKLSQPWTAPSLRSLHPLAERPCCVPPACNAHLPACVLLRSAHWRLLGVRQNAQQVARCSSPPVRSPLPSSRVVALVLAAQPHPRRCKSSLVVDAALHALPVRRNAEPCGQPMRLVTTHSGPTDDDRATDVVPTTRCSWWTT comes from the exons ATGGGCGCGTCCCCTGCTCCACGGCAACCAGCATGGAGCTTGGTTTCTTCTCCCATGGCGCCCTCCTCTTTTCCTTCGCTGTTCCAGATTGGCATCAGGGCAGTGCGCGCTAAGCTCTCCCAACCATGGACAGCACCCTCCCTCAGATCCCTGCATCCCCTAGCTGAGCGCCCCTGCTGTGTCCCCCCTGCGTGCAACGCTCACCTCCCTGCTTGCGTGCTGCTGCGCAGTGCCCATTGGCGCTTGCTAGGTGTTCGACAAAATGCGCAGCAAGTTGCGCGATGCAGCAGCCCTCCCGTTCGATCTCCACTCCCCTCGTCGCGTGTCGTCGCTCTCGTGCTCGCTGCGCAGCCCCATCCGCGACGCTGTAAGTCCTCG CTAGTGGTAGACGCCGCGCTTCACGCCTTGCCCGTTCGACGAAATGCCGAGCCATGTGGACAGCCCATGCGTTTAGTCACGACTCattcag gaccgacagatgatgatcgagcaactgatgtggtgccaaccacaagatgcagttggtggacgacctga